The Mycolicibacterium cosmeticum DNA window CGGGCACCTTCCAGAATCTCGGCTACGCGCTGCAGTGGCCGATGTTCGCGGGCTTCTGCGTCTACGCCTACTACAAGTTCGTGCGACTGGAAGAAGCGCCGCCCGTCGAGACCAAGTCCGACACCGAGATCCCGGCCGGCCTGCTCCCCGAGCGGCCCACGGCCGCCACCCAGGATGACGACCCAACCCTGCGTGAATACAACGCTTACCTCGCCGAGCTTGCACAAAAGGATAAGGAAGACACCGAATGACCTCCCCCGAAACGCCCGCTTCCGCCGCGTCCGTCGAGTCCATCCGCAAGGCACTGCTCAGTTACCGCGTGATGGCGTGGGCAACGGGCTTGTGGCTGATCGCGCTGTGCTACGAGATGGTGATGAAGTACGTCTTCAAGGATGCCTCGCTGAGCTGGATCGGCATCGTGCACGGCTGGGTGTACTTCGTGTACCTGCTGTGCACTGCGAATCTGGCCGTGAAGGCGCGGTGGCCCATCGGCCGCGCCATCGGCACGCTGATCTCCGGCACCGTCCCGCTGCTGGGCATCATCGTCGAGCACTTCCAGACGCAAGACGTGAAGAAGCGCTTCGGTCTGTGACCTGCTCGGTCGTAGCGACCGGGATCAGCAGCGCCAGCACCGCGGACAATCCCGCGACACCCGCCGCGATCAGCAGCGCCACCCGGAACGCCTCGAGCGTCGGCACGTCCTGGCCGCCCATCGACATCGTCAGGCCGGCCAATACCGCGCCGATCACGGCACTGGAGATGGACGTGCCCAGCGAGCGCGCCAACGCGTTGATGCCGTTGGCCGCGGCGGTCTCCGAGATCGGTACCGCCGCGTTGATCAACGCGGGCATCGACGCGTAGGCAAAGCCCACGCCGATGCTCACCAGCACGTTGAGCACCAGCACCTGCGGGCCGCCGCCGAGCAGCCACAGCCCGCCCAGATACGAGCCGGCGATGATCGTGCATCCGGTGCACAAAGTGAAGCGCGGCCCCCGGGCGGCCGCCACGCGCGCGGCGACGGGCGCGGTCACCATCATCGCCAGCCCACCCGGCGCCATCCAGAGCCCCGCTTCGAGCATCGACATGCCGAGCCCGTAACCGGTGACCTTCGGCAGCTCGAGCACCTGCGGGGCGATCAACGACAGCGCGAACATGGCGAAGCCGACGCCGATCGAGGCGATGTTGGTGGTCAGCACCGGACGGCGCACCGTGGTGCGTAGGTCGACGATCGGTGCGTCGAACCGTAACTGCCAGGCGGCGAACACGGCGAGCACCACCAGCGACCCGGTGAACATGCCGAGCGTCGTCACGGACGTCCATCCCCACGTCCGCCCCTTGGTGATCCCGAGCAGCAACGCCACCAAGCCCGCGGCGAGCAGCAGCGCGCCCAGTGGGTCGAGCCGGTCCGATGAGGTCGCCGGTACCGCGGGCACCAGGAAGACGAACAACGCCAGCGCGCCGACACCCAACCCGGCGGCAACCCAGAACAGCGCGTGCCAGTTGACGTGCTGGGCGATGGCCGCCGACAGCGGCAAACCGAGCGCCCCGCCGACACCGAGCGACGAACTCATCAATCCCATTGCTGCGCCGACCTTTTCGGCCGGAACCGAGGCACGCAGCACGCTGATGCCCAGCGGGATGATCGGGATCGCCAAACCCTGCAGCCCGCGACCGGCGATGAACGGGATCAGCGCCGAGGTCAGCGCGCACAGGAGTGAC harbors:
- a CDS encoding DUF3817 domain-containing protein; the encoded protein is MTSPETPASAASVESIRKALLSYRVMAWATGLWLIALCYEMVMKYVFKDASLSWIGIVHGWVYFVYLLCTANLAVKARWPIGRAIGTLISGTVPLLGIIVEHFQTQDVKKRFGL
- a CDS encoding MFS transporter — translated: MSSRGWGSTHPRVLIAVLSAAGISVSLMQTLIIPLVPELPKLLVTSPANASWAITATLLTAAVATPVFGRLGDIFGPKRMLIACAVLLTAGSLLCALTSALIPFIAGRGLQGLAIPIIPLGISVLRASVPAEKVGAAMGLMSSSLGVGGALGLPLSAAIAQHVNWHALFWVAAGLGVGALALFVFLVPAVPATSSDRLDPLGALLLAAGLVALLLGITKGRTWGWTSVTTLGMFTGSLVVLAVFAAWQLRFDAPIVDLRTTVRRPVLTTNIASIGVGFAMFALSLIAPQVLELPKVTGYGLGMSMLEAGLWMAPGGLAMMVTAPVAARVAAARGPRFTLCTGCTIIAGSYLGGLWLLGGGPQVLVLNVLVSIGVGFAYASMPALINAAVPISETAAANGINALARSLGTSISSAVIGAVLAGLTMSMGGQDVPTLEAFRVALLIAAGVAGLSAVLALLIPVATTEQVTDRSASSRLASGSARR